A single genomic interval of Gossypium raimondii isolate GPD5lz chromosome 11, ASM2569854v1, whole genome shotgun sequence harbors:
- the LOC105801649 gene encoding glycine-rich protein A3 has product MGDKKNYYASPGSYPYPPQGYPSPGGYPPAGYPPLVRYPSHGGGYPPPNGYPPPVATTYPSPGGYPLPPPPPPAPGYPPSGPIGQIPIVYPPTNYPGVGSSGAYGAHPHYMAHGAYATHGGYYGHCHGKFKHGKFKHGKHGMYGKHEMVNKENSALSRLSLSSIGMGIVANVGGHGFECVKVHYPPIYGLEMRYG; this is encoded by the exons atgggagataaaaaaaattattacgcTTCACCTGGATCTTATCCCTACCCACCACAAGGATATCCCTCTCCTGGTGGATACCCACCGGCCGGATATCCTCCACTAGTAAGATATCCTTCTCATGGTGGGGGATATCCTCCTCCCAACGGATACCCTCCACCAGTCGCTACAACATATCCTTCACCTGGAGGATAtcctcttcctcctcctcctcctcctgcTCCAGGATATCCTCCTTCAGGACCAATAGGACAAATTCCGATAGTTTATCCACCAACTAATTATCCTG GTGTTGGTAGTAGTGGTGCATATGGGGCACACCCTCACTATATGGCACATGGTGCTTATGCAACACATGGAGGTTACTATGGCCATTGTCATGGAAAGTTCAAACATGGGAAATTTAAGCATGGGAAGCATGGCATGTATGGCAAGCATG AAATGGTGAATAAAGAAAATTCGGCATTgagccgattgagtcttagctcgattggcatggGTATTGTTGCCAATGTAGGAGGACATGGATTCGAGTGCGTCAAAgtacattatcctcctatttatgggttggagaTGCGCTATGGATAG
- the LOC105761520 gene encoding RNA polymerase sigma factor sigB — MSCLLPQFKCQPDTFSIQFRAHHSHHSKHKESICFRSQCVLSTTSSTSMATTAVLDVEKLRLPSFEAHSNSVVTDRPWTYTGATGPPSEASFGATLATENLLTSDEAVIAAAAAEAVALARAAAKVAKDAAIMVKNHGSAKTEMKSPGSSATDTLTSKWGLFTEAERAGIVGDYVSDELELEEDHLEQNSTKESDELEPTNEELKLLEEQLSRSIAVRSHRQTERKAKRTRAAEKAATNVVSVKSGSTNRKRRGALQDIDYSDPLRYLRGTTNTSKLLTANEELELSEGIQDLLKLEGLHEELAERCGRPPTFAQWAAAAEVDRKTLRERLNYGTICMDKMIKSNIRLVISIAKNYQGAGMNLQDLVQEGCRGLIRGAEKFDASKGFKFSTYAHWWIKQAVRKSLSDQSRTIRLPFHMVEATYRVKEARKQLFSENGRQPDNIEVAEATGLSMKRLTAVLLAPKAPRSLDQKIGINQNLKPSEVIADPEADSAEDILLKQFMKKDLEKVLDSLSPRERQVIRWRFGMEDGRVKTLQEIGESMGVSRERIRQIELCAFRKLKNKRRTKHLQQYLLSYAS, encoded by the exons ATGTCTTGTTTATTGCCACAATTCAAGTGCCAACCAGACACTTTTTCTATCCAATTCAGAGCTCACCATTCTCACCATT CAAAACACAAAGAATCTATATGTTTCCGTTCACAATGTGTTTTATCGACCACTTCATCGACATCAATGGCAACAACAGCTGTGCTTGATGTAGAGAAGCTAAGATTACCATCTTTTGAAGCTCATTCGAATTCAGTTGTGACCGATAGACCATGGACATATACAGGGGCAACTGGTCCACCTTCCGAG GCAAGCTTCGGAGCAACTTTAGCAACTGAAAATCTTCTTACAAGTGATGAGGCCGTaattgctgctgctgctgctgaaGCAGTAGCTCTTGCACGAGCAGCTGCTAAGGTTGCTAAGGATGCTGCCATTATGGTTAAGAATCACGGTTCAGCCAAAACAGAAATGAAATCTCCAGGGTCATCTGCAACCGATACTTTAACATCAAAGTGGGGTCTGTTTACTGAAGCAGAGAGGGCCGGTATTGTTGGAGATTACGTCTCGGATGAACTTGAACTGGAAGAAGATCATTTAGAGCAAAATTCCACAAAAGAATCTGATGAACTAGAGCCCACAAATGAAGAACTTAAACTTCTTGAAGAACAATTATCCAGAAGTATAGCAGTGAGGTCACATCGCCAAACTGAACGAAAAGCTAAAAGAACGAGAGCAGCTGAGAAGGCTGCTACCAACGTTGTTTCAGTGAAGTCCGGTTCTACCAACAGAAAACGGCGTGGTGCTTTACAAGATATAGACTACTCTGATCCATTGCGTTACTTGAGAGGGACTACCAACACTTCCAAGCTTCTCACTGCTAATGAAGAACTTGAGTTGTCGGAAGGAATACAG GACTTGCTAAAACTAGAAGGACTCCATGAGGAGCTTGCGGAGCGCTGTGGACGACCACCTACCTTTGCACAATGGGCTGCTGCTGCTGAAGTTGATCGGAAGACCCTTCGGGAACGCTTGAATTATGGCACAATTTGCATGGACAAAATGATTAAAAGCAACATACGGCTTGTTATTTCGATTGCAAAAAATTATCAGGGGGCTGGAATGAATCTTCAAGATCTTGTTCAG GAAGGATGCCGAGGCCTTATAAGAGGTGCCGAGAAATTTGATGCTTCTAAAGGCTTCAAGTTCTCAACTTATGCGCATTGGTGGATTAAGCAAGCTGTACGGAAGTCTCTCTCCGATCAGTCAAGGACAATTCGCTTGCCG TTTCACATGGTCGAGGCAACATACAGAGTGAAGGAGGCTAGAAAGCAGTTGTTCAGCGAAAATGGAAGACAGCCTGACAATATTGAAGTTGCGGAGGCAACAGGACTCTCCATGAAGAGGCTCACTGCTGTTCTACTTGCACCAAAGGCTCCGAGATCTCTCGATCAAAAGATTGGGATCAACCAAAACCTTAAACCGTCG GAAGTAATCGCGGATCCCGAAGCAGATTCAGCTGAAGATATCTTGCTGAAACAGTTCATGAAGAAGGATCTGGAGAAGGTATTGGACAGTCTGAGTCCAAGGGAAAGGCAAGTGATTCGATGGAGGTTCGGAATGGAAGATGGAAGGGTGAAAACATTGCAAGAAATCGGGGAGTCAATGGGTGTAAGCAGGGAAAGAATCCGGCAAATCGAGCTATGCGCTTTTCGGAAATTGAAGAACAAAAGGAGAACAAAACATCTGCAGCAATATTTACTTTCATATGCCTCATAG
- the LOC105761503 gene encoding chromo domain-containing protein LHP1 isoform X1: protein MKGGRKRVSQSEGGGRGGSVKEKKKGGTEEEIVETEGLGEKKEEEEEQEEEEDDDDEDDEEEEEEEEEEGKEEENGERKEDERTKLDDGFFEIEAIRRKRVRKGQLQYLIKWRGWPETANTWEPLENLQSCSDVIDAFEESLRSGKHSRKRKRKYGGPHTQSKKKQPCSSGSTYNVTGLELGGVDKTPLVPFDNSGIADLSASSTVIVLAREGERNGNSSNVRRAKRVKDNSSANGSKKIDETKDENDYDTKLSELKGALSSKGGNTDKLAIRFQEGKASEGDGPVNGLQKVDLGESVQSDRRTGAKRRKSGSVKRFTQDPASSGPNLTQNATNVHVGYAITDAEMEIVNLGLAADGSSHRSPIDNSLNVPVITKILKPVGFSASVSANTQDVSVTFLALRSDGKEVMVDNQYLKANNPLLLISFYEQHLKYSPPS from the exons ATGAAAGGAGGAAGGAAAAGGGTGTCTCAGAGTGAAGGAGGGGGAAGAGGGGGTAGtgtgaaagagaagaaaaagggaGGGACTGAGGAGGAAATAGTTGAAACTGAAGGACTTGGggagaaaaaggaagaagaagaggagcaagaggaggaagaagatgatgatgatgaggatgatgaagaagaagaagaagaggaagaagaagaaggaaaagaagaagaaaatggggAAAGGAAAGAAGATGAAAGAACTAAGCTTGATGATGGGTTCTTTGAGATTGAAGCTATTCGTCGTAAAAGGGTTCGAAAG GGTCAGCTTCAATATCTCATCAAATG GCGTGGATGGCCGGAAACTGCAAATACATGGGAGCCATTGGAGAATCTACAGTCTTGTTCTGACGTAATTGATGCATTTGAGGAAAG CTTGCGTTCAGGGAAGCATAGTCGAAAGCGAAAACGCAAGTATGGTGGTCCTCATACACAGTCCAAGAAGAAGCAGCCTTGTTCTTCTGGTTCTACATATAATGTGACTGGTCTTGAACTTGGTGGTGTTGATAAGACTCCCTTGGTTCCCTTTGACAATTCCGGTATTGCTGATCTTTCTGCTTCAAGTACAGTTATAGTGTTGGCACGAGAAGGAGAGCGTAATGGAAATAGCAGCAATGTCAGAAGAGCTAAAAGAGTTAAGGATAACAGTTCTGCAAACGGTTCAAAGAAAATTGACGAGACAAAGGATGAAAATGATTATGATACCAAGCTTAGTGAGCTAAAAGGTGCATTGTCTTCTAAAGGGGGCAATACAGATAAGCTTGCAATTCGGTTTCAAGAAGGCAAAGCTTCTGAAGGTGATGGACCTGTAAATGGGTTACAAAAGGTTGATCTTGGGGAATCAGTTCAGAGTGATCGTCGCACGGGAGCTAAAAGGAGGAAGTCTGGTTCTGTTAAGAGGTTTACACAGGATCCAGCCTCATCTGGACCTAATTTGACTCAAAATGCTACAAATGTCCATGTTGGCTATGCAATTACAGATGCAGAGATGGAAATCGTAAATCTTGGTTTAGCAGCAGACGGTTCGAGTCATAGGTCCCCAATTGATAATTCTTTAAATGTACCTGTCATAACCAAGATCCTCAAGCCTGTAGGATTTTCGGCTTCTGTATCAGCTAACACTCAAGATGTGTCAGTAACCTTCTTGGCACTCAG GTCCGATGGAAAAGAGGTTATGGTGGACAACCAATATCTTAAAGCTAACAATCCACTGCTG
- the LOC105761503 gene encoding chromo domain-containing protein LHP1 isoform X2 has protein sequence MKGGRKRVSQSEGGGRGGSVKEKKKGGTEEEIVETEGLGEKKEEEEEQEEEEDDDDEDDEEEEEEEEEEGKEEENGERKEDERTKLDDGFFEIEAIRRKRVRKGQLQYLIKWRGWPETANTWEPLENLQSCSDVIDAFEESLRSGKHSRKRKRKYGGPHTQSKKKQPCSSGSTYNVTGLELGGVDKTPLVPFDNSGIADLSASSTVIVLAREGERNGNSSNVRRAKRVKDNSSANGSKKIDETKDENDYDTKLSELKGALSSKGGNTDKLAIRFQEGKASEGDGPVNGLQKVDLGESVQSDRRTGAKRRKSGSVKRFTQDPASSGPNLTQNATNVHVGYAITDAEMEIVNLGLAADGSSHRSPIDNSLNVPVITKILKPVGFSASVSANTQDVSVTFLALRSDGKEVMVDNQYLKANNPLLLISFYEQHLKYSPPS, from the exons ATGAAAGGAGGAAGGAAAAGGGTGTCTCAGAGTGAAGGAGGGGGAAGAGGGGGTAGtgtgaaagagaagaaaaagggaGGGACTGAGGAGGAAATAGTTGAAACTGAAGGACTTGGggagaaaaaggaagaagaagaggagcaagaggaggaagaagatgatgatgatgaggatgatgaagaagaagaagaagaggaagaagaagaaggaaaagaagaagaaaatggggAAAGGAAAGAAGATGAAAGAACTAAGCTTGATGATGGGTTCTTTGAGATTGAAGCTATTCGTCGTAAAAGGGTTCGAAAG GGTCAGCTTCAATATCTCATCAAATG GCGTGGATGGCCGGAAACTGCAAATACATGGGAGCCATTGGAGAATCTACAGTCTTGTTCTGACGTAATTGATGCATTTGAGGAAAG CTTGCGTTCAGGGAAGCATAGTCGAAAGCGAAAACGCAAGTATGGTGGTCCTCATACACAGTCCAAGAAGAAGCAGCCTTGTTCTTCTGGTTCTACATATAATGTGACTGGTCTTGAACTTGGTGGTGTTGATAAGACTCCCTTGGTTCCCTTTGACAATTCCGGTATTGCTGATCTTTCTGCTTCAAGTACAGTTATAGTGTTGGCACGAGAAGGAGAGCGTAATGGAAATAGCAGCAATGTCAGAAGAGCTAAAAGAGTTAAGGATAACAGTTCTGCAAACGGTTCAAAGAAAATTGACGAGACAAAGGATGAAAATGATTATGATACCAAGCTTAGTGAGCTAAAAGGTGCATTGTCTTCTAAAGGGGGCAATACAGATAAGCTTGCAATTCGGTTTCAAGAAGGCAAAGCTTCTGAAGGTGATGGACCTGTAAATGGGTTACAAAAGGTTGATCTTGGGGAATCAGTTCAGAGTGATCGTCGCACGGGAGCTAAAAGGAGGAAGTCTGGTTCTGTTAAGAGGTTTACACAGGATCCAGCCTCATCTGGACCTAATTTGACTCAAAATGCTACAAATGTCCATGTTGGCTATGCAATTACAGATGCAGAGATGGAAATCGTAAATCTTGGTTTAGCAGCAGACGGTTCGAGTCATAGGTCCCCAATTGATAATTCTTTAAATGTACCTGTCATAACCAAGATCCTCAAGCCTGTAGGATTTTCGGCTTCTGTATCAGCTAACACTCAAGATGTGTCAGTAACCTTCTTGGCACTCAG